ACCTTGCGGCTATAGGCGATCGGCACCACGGGTCCGCCAGTGGAGAATGCGGCGATGGCAGCGTGCATGCGGGCGGCCACGACGAAATCTACCCCTGCGATGAAAGTCTTAGCCGCAGTGGAATCCGTGAAGGACAGAATCCGCGTTGTTTGCGGAAAGCGGCGCGCGAGTTCATCGATGGCGGGCTCGTCCGTGTCGGGCAGGTTCGAGCCGTTGACGTGGGCGAAGAGGCAGATTTCGGCGGCTCCCTCGGCAGAGAATGCCTCGATAATGCTGTGCGTCAGGGCACGATAGTCGAGCCGCATCGAGACACCGCCGGCATAGAGCAGACCGGAAACATTGATGGCAATGCTGGGGCGGCCTTTCGGCCCCGGGGGCTCATAGGGAAGTGCGAAGGCTGTGTCTGTAAATTCTTTCACCTGGCGGACGCCCAGCGCTTCGGCGAATTCGGTCGAGAGGTGGTCGCGAGTGTGGACTGCTTTCGCGCGGCGCAGAATGCTCGTGGCGAGAGCGCGATGATGCGGGGCGGCGAAAGGGCCGATGGTCTGGGGTGAGAGGACCAGCGGCGTGCCGGTGGCAAGGACAGCGAGCTTGGTTCCGGCTTGGAAGGCGAAACGGCGGGCGCCGTAGAGGTCGGTAAAGCTGTCACCCTCGCCGATGTCAAAGACTATGTCGCAATTGCGTACTTCGGCGAGGAAGCGTGAGCGGCCGCGAAGAGCCTGACGGATGCTCGGGTGCGGGCCGATCTCGACGTCGGGTGGCACGTCGATGCCGGGACGGGTCGGGGTGCCGAGCGTTATGAAGCGGATTTCGATACCCGCCATCGCTGCCGCGCGGCGGATGAGGGCGGAATTGGCGCGGGCGAGCGCATCGACGCCGAGGTTCGGGTGGCCGAAGGTGTGCCAGAGCAGGCCGACCCGCAGCCGCCCTTTCATCTTTCCAAGTCCTTGAGCGTCGTATCGAGAGTCTCGAGCACGCCCTCGCGCCAATCGGGCATTTCGACGCCGAGCGCTTCGCGCAGCTTGGCTGTCGACAGGCGCGAATTGAGCGGGCGTCGCGCGGGTGTCGGGAACGCAGTCGTCGGTACGGCCTCGACATCCGCAGGGCGGGCCTTGAGCGAAAGGCCGCGACGGATCGCTTCAGCTATGGCGAAACGGGCATAGCCGTTCCAGTTGGTCTCGCCCGATGCGGTGAGATGGTAGATGCCGGAGGCAAGCGGATTGCCGGCGGCCCGTGCAGCGAGTGCGCGCAAGGTGGTTTGCGCGATGAGCCGCGCACTGGTGGGAGCGCCAATCTGATCGTCGATGACTTTCAACGCGTCGCGCTCGGCTGCCAGCTTGAGCATCTTGGCAATGAAATTATTGCCGCCAGGGGCGTGAACCCAGCTTGTACGAAACACCAGAAAATCGGCACCGCTTGCCGCGATGGCTACTTCACCCTCGCGCTTGGTGCGGCCATAGACATTGAGCGGCGCAGTCGGGTCCGTCTCGACATAGGCGCCCGCCTTGGTGCCGTCGAAGACGTAATCCGTGGAATAGTGAATGAGCGTGGCCCCTGCCCTGCCCGCGGCGACGGCGAGTTCGGCGGGGGCAGCGGCGTTGACTTGCGCGGCAAGCTCCGGCTCGCTCTCGGCGCGATCTACCGCGGTATAGGCGGCGGCGTTGATGACGACATCGGGACGCGCCTCCGCGACCAGGTCGGCGAGGTGGCCAGAGCGGGTGAAGTCGGCCTCGTCGCGCCCCAGGGCCACCAGATCGGCAACCTGTGGGAGCATGGCGGCGAGCACCCGCCCCACCTGACCGCCCGCCCCAAACAAAAGCACCTTCATGCCGAACGCCTCGCGCCTTACGTCCCTGACAATGGCGCAATGCGGGTCGCCGCTCAACTCGGCATAAATTACATGAGGGCGTTGAGAGCACTGACGAGTTCACGCTCGCCAAAGGGCTTGAAGATCACCGGTGCGTCGCGGAATTCGCTGTCGATGCTTTCGGCATTGAGGCCGGTCAGCAGGAGGAAAGGCGTGCCGCGCTCGCGCAGCAGCGTCGCGATGGGCCAGACATAGCGCGTGGAGAGCATCACATCGAGAATGGCGGCATCGTAATGCGCGTCGCGCGCGGCGCTTTCGGCATCGGCATAGCTATGGGCCGAGCGCACGGACTCGTAGCCGTATTCCTCGAGCATCTGGGCGATGCCTGACGCAATCAAGGGTTCATCTTCGACCAGAAGCAGGCTTCTGGTGTTCCGCCGCGACGGGACGTCCGGTTCACTCAACGCCGCCTCCGAGCAAGAGCCTGTCCCGAGGGATAATCAAGCTCAAGGCGCTGTCGTTTTCAACCGGTTTTCCACAGGCGGGTCGAGCGGCGGTGCGCCATCGAGAGCCAGCGAAATGCGCGAGAGGGTGGAATCCTCGGGGCCCGGCTGCGAGGCGAACCCGAAGCGGCGGGCGAGGCCGAGCATGCCGGCATTTTCGCGCAGGACGACGCCATCGAGCCAGCGCAGGCCGTCGGCACGGGCATAGGCGATGAGGCGGCCGAGCAGGATCTTGCCCAGGCCAAACCCCTTGAGGTCACTGCGCACGATGATGCCGAATTCGGCGCGCTCATGGTCAGGGTCCGCCGAATAGCGCACGACGCCCGCCATCTCTCCGCCCGGCTCCTCAAGCGCGACGAAGGCGATCTCGCGGTCATAGTCGAGCTGCGTGAAGCTGACGAGCATGTCGCGAGAGAGTTGCTGGGTGGGCGCGAGGAAACGCAGGCGCAGGTCCTCGGCATCCATGCGGGCCATGAAGGCGGAATAAAGCGCAGCATCGACCGGACGCATCGGGCGGATGACGAAAGCCCGGTCACGGACGGCAGCACGCACCTCCCAGCCCGAGGGGTAGGGGCGGATAGCGAGGCAGGCGCCGGGCCCACGCTCGTCAATACGGGCGGGGTCGATCTCGATATTGGCATCGAGCGCGATGACGCCATGCTCGTCGGCGAGGAGCGGATTGATACGCGCGCCTGTCACGCAGGGAAAATCGATGGCCAGTTGCGACAGGCCCATCAGCGTTCGCTCGATGGCGAGCCGATCTGCGGGCGGCACGTTGGCATAGCTGCCCAGTTGGCGGCTGATGCGCGTCTGCTCGATGAGGTCACCGGCCAGCACTTCGTCGAGCGGCACGAGGCCCACAGCCATGTCGTCGACCACATCGGCAGCCAGCCCACCGGAGCCGAAAAGGGCGGTTGGGCCGAAAACCGGGTCGGCGCACAGGCCGACCATCAGCTCACGCGCATGGGGACGACGGATCATCGGCTGGATGGAAAAGCCTTCGATCTCGGCATCGCGGCCATGTTCGCGCAGGCGCGTGCGAATGGCGCGAGCGGCCTCGCGCGCGGTTGCGGCGCTTTCAACGCCGAGGACGACGCCGCCGAGTTCGGACTTGTAGAAGATCGTGTGGGAATGGAGCTTGATGGCGAGCGCCTTGTAGCGGCCGAGCATCTCGGCTGCCCAATGCTCGACCTCGTTTTCATCCGCAGCGACCTGCATTTCCGGCACGGGGATGCCATAGGCGGCGATGACGGATTTCGCCTCGGCCTCGGAAAGAGCGTGGCGGCCGCTTTCGGCGACTTTGCGGAACGTTCGGGCGGCAACCACGCGGTCCGTGCGGAACTGCACGGCATTTTCCGGCACGCGTTCGACCAGGTGGCGCAGGGTCGACCATCGGGTGAGGAGTTCTACGGCCTCGGCCGCGGCAGCGGGCGTTTCGATGCTGGCGATGCCGCTGGCCTTGAACATGGTCCGGGCATGCTCGGCGGTGAACTTGCCCAACCAGCAGGCGAGCACAGGCTTGCCGCGTACCATGCCCTCCTGCGCAAGGCTGGCTACTGCGCGCGCAGCATCGGTCGAGGAGGCCAATGCCGTTGGCGTATTCATGACGAGAAGGGCATCGACACCGGGGTCGCTGGCGATGATCTCGACGGCGGCCTTGTAGCGCTCTGGTGGGGCGTCGCCGAGGATATCGACCGGGTTGCAGCGGGACCACGCGGCCGGCAACACCGTATCGAGGGCGGCGAACGTATGCGGGGCCAGCGACGCCATTTCGCAGCCGCGTTCGAGAAGGTGATCGACCGCGAGGATGCCGGCGCCGCCGCCATTGGTGATGATGGCCGTGCGGCCGCGATCGAGCGGCCGGAAGCGAGCGCGGATTTCAGCGGCTGCGAAGAGATCTTCGAGCTTGTCGACCCGGATGATGCCGGCACGACGGAAGGCGGCTTCGATGACCCGGTCCTCGCCCGAGGCGACGCCGGTCCGCAATTGGGTGAGTGCCGTCGTGGGGTCATGGCGGCCGGCCTTGATAGCGATGACGGGCTTTATCTGCGCGGCAGCGCGGGCCGCCGACATGAACTTGCGGGGCGCGGTGACGGATTCGAGGTAGAGCAGGATGGCCGAGGTTCGCGCGTCTTCAGCAAGGAGATTGAGGCAGTCGCCGGCATCGACGTCCACCGTATCGCCCAGCGAGAATATCTGGGAAAAGCCGATGCGCTCGGCGGCGGCCCAATCGATGATCGAGGAGATGATGGCGCCCGACTGCGAGATGAGGCCAAGACGGCCCGGCTCGGGCGCGATGTGAGCGAAGCTGGCGTTGAGGCGGACTTGCGGAGCGAGGAGGCCGATCGTGTTGGGCCCGATGAGCCGCAGACCGAAGGGCCGCGCCGCGTCGCACAATTGCTCGCGCACGTCGTCATCGAAGCCACCGGCCAGCACGACGGCTGCAGGAACGCCGCGCTCACCGAGTTCGGTAACGGCAGCAGGCGTATCACGCGCAGGGATGGCAAGAATGGCGAGTTCAGGCGCCTGCGGAAGATCGGCCACCTGCTGGTAGCACTGAAAGCCCAGCACCTGGTCGTAGTCAGGACTTACCGGATAGATGGCGCCGGAATAGCCGCCGCTGATGATGTTCTCGGTGACCACGCGCCCGAGTTCGCCCTCGCGGTTGGAGGCGCCGACAATGGCGATGGAGGCTGGTCGCAGGGTTCCGGCGAGATTGCGGATCGTCATGGATCGTCCTCGTCGAAGTGCTTTTCTTTTTCTTGAGACTAGCGCCTCACAGGCAAAAGGAAAGGGCGCCCGGCGGGCGCCCTCCCCTGATTCAGCGCTCGGGCTTACTTACCGCCCCAACGAGCCGGATAGTCCGGCATGCCTTCGCAACCGCACATCGCGTAGTGCAGCGGGGGCATCTTTTCGTTGATGAAGTTGTCCAGCGTGTCCTGGGTAATGGACGGCTGCGGCAGCACCCATTCCGGGCCCGGGACGGGCTCGCCGTTCAGAACCTTGAGCGCGGCGATGATGGCCGAACGCCATTGATAGGCCGGATAGGTCGGGGCGATGGCCTTGAGGTTCAGGGCCTTCCACTTCTGGAGGAAGTCCTGCTGGTCCTCGCCGGTGAAGACCGGCACGTCCACGCCTGCGTCCTCGAAGGCTTCGATGGCGGCGACAGCGGTGGCGCCGGCATCCATCCAGACGGCGTCGATCTTGCCCTTCTGGATGTAGTCCTCAACGATCGACTTGGTCTTGGCATTGTCGCCATCGGTGAATTCGGCGCCGATGATGTTGATGCCGGCCTCATCGAAGATGCGCTTGGCGGCTGAGTAACGTGTTTCGAGCACGTCCACGCCTGGCAAGATGCGTAACATGAGGACATTGGAGCCCTTGGGCACATTGGCCGCCACGAACTCGCCAGCGGAAATGCCGAAGCCGTAGCCACCCACCGGGTGCACGAAGGTCACCGGGCAAGGGGTGTTGACGCCGCGGTCGAAGACGACGACCGGGAGCGTGGCGCAAGCCTTTTCGACGGCCGGCGTCAGGGCCGCAGTGGTGTTGGGCGAAACGATCAACAGGTCGCACTTGCCACCGGCCAGCAGGTCACCGATATCGGCGATCTGCTTGTCGTCAGAACCCTGGGCGTCGACGGCGATGAATTCCTTGATCTGGTCCTTGTGCAGGTCGACTTCGGCCTGCATGTCGGTCCAGCCGACGACGCGCCACGGATTGTTCACCCCGGCATTGGAGAAGCACAGCGTGTAAGGGCCGGGCTTCTTGAACTTGGCCGTATCGGCCATGGCGTCGGACAGGTATTGCTCCCAGGGCTTGCCCTCGGGGCCCATGGCCACGGCCTTGAGTTCCTCGCGCTGCTTGGCGAAGGCAGCAGGATCGTCGAAATTGGGTGCCTGCGCGAATGCGCTGCCCCCCAGAAGCGCCAGGCTTGCCGCCAGCGCCAGAAGTACGATCTTCCTCATAAGTTCCTCTCCCTTGAGTAGTCGTTCCACTCAGCATTCCGCGGCGCAGTTGGGGCGCGCCGCGTGAATTTCTATCGTCCGGTCTTCTTGCGGCGGTACATGGCCAGCGCCACAGCAGCGATGAGGATCACGCCCTGCA
The sequence above is a segment of the Paradevosia shaoguanensis genome. Coding sequences within it:
- a CDS encoding polysaccharide pyruvyl transferase family protein, producing MKGRLRVGLLWHTFGHPNLGVDALARANSALIRRAAAMAGIEIRFITLGTPTRPGIDVPPDVEIGPHPSIRQALRGRSRFLAEVRNCDIVFDIGEGDSFTDLYGARRFAFQAGTKLAVLATGTPLVLSPQTIGPFAAPHHRALATSILRRAKAVHTRDHLSTEFAEALGVRQVKEFTDTAFALPYEPPGPKGRPSIAINVSGLLYAGGVSMRLDYRALTHSIIEAFSAEGAAEICLFAHVNGSNLPDTDEPAIDELARRFPQTTRILSFTDSTAAKTFIAGVDFVVAARMHAAIAAFSTGGPVVPIAYSRKVDGLFAGLDYPHFVDAQSDDLERATVTILAAFQQRRQLAQAVAVGRQVAGARLDAYVDELALLLDQVVSYHPNRIHEPA
- the rfbD gene encoding dTDP-4-dehydrorhamnose reductase, with protein sequence MKVLLFGAGGQVGRVLAAMLPQVADLVALGRDEADFTRSGHLADLVAEARPDVVINAAAYTAVDRAESEPELAAQVNAAAPAELAVAAGRAGATLIHYSTDYVFDGTKAGAYVETDPTAPLNVYGRTKREGEVAIAASGADFLVFRTSWVHAPGGNNFIAKMLKLAAERDALKVIDDQIGAPTSARLIAQTTLRALAARAAGNPLASGIYHLTASGETNWNGYARFAIAEAIRRGLSLKARPADVEAVPTTAFPTPARRPLNSRLSTAKLREALGVEMPDWREGVLETLDTTLKDLER
- a CDS encoding response regulator → MIASGIAQMLEEYGYESVRSAHSYADAESAARDAHYDAAILDVMLSTRYVWPIATLLRERGTPFLLLTGLNAESIDSEFRDAPVIFKPFGERELVSALNALM
- a CDS encoding bifunctional acetate--CoA ligase family protein/GNAT family N-acetyltransferase; protein product: MTIRNLAGTLRPASIAIVGASNREGELGRVVTENIISGGYSGAIYPVSPDYDQVLGFQCYQQVADLPQAPELAILAIPARDTPAAVTELGERGVPAAVVLAGGFDDDVREQLCDAARPFGLRLIGPNTIGLLAPQVRLNASFAHIAPEPGRLGLISQSGAIISSIIDWAAAERIGFSQIFSLGDTVDVDAGDCLNLLAEDARTSAILLYLESVTAPRKFMSAARAAAQIKPVIAIKAGRHDPTTALTQLRTGVASGEDRVIEAAFRRAGIIRVDKLEDLFAAAEIRARFRPLDRGRTAIITNGGGAGILAVDHLLERGCEMASLAPHTFAALDTVLPAAWSRCNPVDILGDAPPERYKAAVEIIASDPGVDALLVMNTPTALASSTDAARAVASLAQEGMVRGKPVLACWLGKFTAEHARTMFKASGIASIETPAAAAEAVELLTRWSTLRHLVERVPENAVQFRTDRVVAARTFRKVAESGRHALSEAEAKSVIAAYGIPVPEMQVAADENEVEHWAAEMLGRYKALAIKLHSHTIFYKSELGGVVLGVESAATAREAARAIRTRLREHGRDAEIEGFSIQPMIRRPHARELMVGLCADPVFGPTALFGSGGLAADVVDDMAVGLVPLDEVLAGDLIEQTRISRQLGSYANVPPADRLAIERTLMGLSQLAIDFPCVTGARINPLLADEHGVIALDANIEIDPARIDERGPGACLAIRPYPSGWEVRAAVRDRAFVIRPMRPVDAALYSAFMARMDAEDLRLRFLAPTQQLSRDMLVSFTQLDYDREIAFVALEEPGGEMAGVVRYSADPDHERAEFGIIVRSDLKGFGLGKILLGRLIAYARADGLRWLDGVVLRENAGMLGLARRFGFASQPGPEDSTLSRISLALDGAPPLDPPVENRLKTTAP
- a CDS encoding substrate-binding domain-containing protein yields the protein MRKIVLLALAASLALLGGSAFAQAPNFDDPAAFAKQREELKAVAMGPEGKPWEQYLSDAMADTAKFKKPGPYTLCFSNAGVNNPWRVVGWTDMQAEVDLHKDQIKEFIAVDAQGSDDKQIADIGDLLAGGKCDLLIVSPNTTAALTPAVEKACATLPVVVFDRGVNTPCPVTFVHPVGGYGFGISAGEFVAANVPKGSNVLMLRILPGVDVLETRYSAAKRIFDEAGINIIGAEFTDGDNAKTKSIVEDYIQKGKIDAVWMDAGATAVAAIEAFEDAGVDVPVFTGEDQQDFLQKWKALNLKAIAPTYPAYQWRSAIIAALKVLNGEPVPGPEWVLPQPSITQDTLDNFINEKMPPLHYAMCGCEGMPDYPARWGGK